The nucleotide sequence TCGGCCTCTCAATGTGTTTCATCTCCAATTCTACCTCCTTATCTTAGCAACCTTAGCCATTTCTTTTCCTCCATCTCCTTTTTAAGCCCTCCTTGCTGCCTTGACTAGGAAGGAGCCTGGACTAGGAAAAGGGTGGAGGACACAGAAGAGGTTCTGGCCGAAGTTCTTGAGATGTAAGGATCAAAGACATTTGGACATACCTGCTTAAGggagacagaaaccagagtgtgaagagcaggggtcagcaaactttttcaccactgttcctcagaccttgttgggggccagactatatttgttttttgggggggaaatgaacggattccttagcctcacaaatcacccagagatgcattttaaataaaagggcaccttctactcatgtaaaaacaccaggcaggccccacaaacaacccagagatgcattttaaataaaagggcacattctactcatgtaaaaacacgctgattcccggaccgtctgcgggccagatttagaaggcaattaggccttagtttgcctacccatgatgaaGAGGAACAATGCCCCAAATACCACATCCAAATTGTCCTCATTTTGGTGGGGTGTTACTAGCTTAATCAGCAGGGGGCAGTGTGTGTTGCCATCTCTAAGGACTCTCTCTTCTGGAAGATCTTTGATAGGAATGTTTTGGGATTTTGGCTGCAGTCCAAACAGCGCTTGCTAGGGCGTAAACTGCAGTGGTGGAACTTCCTGCCATGCAACTATAAACAGAACTTCATATTATGGAAGAAGCCTGGTAGAGTGGAGTGTGCTCTTTAAAGTGAGGCCTGCTTCCACAGTGCAATATGAGGGAGAGGTGGTGGATGGGGTTATCTTGGCACATTAATACACTAGTCAGTCAGTTTCTAGGTTTGCAAACCGGAATCACATCAGAATCAAACCAGAATCACATCTCTCTtcattcacacaggggagaattgCTGAGTAAATGGAACTCCAGATACATCATTTAGTTGTTTGTAAGTTGCTCTGGGCAAAATAAAGCGGccaacagatttaataaataataaagtaataggggatgcgggtggcgctgtgggttaaaccacagagcctaggacttgccgattagaaggtcagcggtttgaatccccgcgacagggtgagctcccgttgctcggtccctgctcctgccaacctagcagttcaaaagcacgtcaaagtggataaataggtaccactccggtgggaaggaaaacagcgtttccgtgtgctgctctggttcgccagaagcagcttattcatgctggccacatgacctggaagctgtacgccggctccctcagccaataaagcgagatgagcgctgcaaccccagagttggccacgactggacctaatggtcaggggtccctttacctttacaagtaaTAATAATCACAGTAGCCAATGACATCACAGGTGGACAAAGGACAGGCAATACAGTGAGTACCAAAGCTACATTGCTATAAAGCTGTGTGAAATGTTAGACAGCTCTTCTCCTTTCCTTGGTTAGAGATGTTTTGCAGCAGaaaggtgttttgtgtgtgttttggggggaagcatTTAACCCTTCACCTGCTGGCCACCTTTTACTCCCACCCCTGTTCCTTTTACTCCTGCTATGGTTCTGCACCTGCATTTACCTTCTGAAGATAATTATTATTTGCCCAATCCTATGGACAGGAAAGTATGCTCAGTTTACTGCATGTATGTCTGCCTGCAGTGAGGAGATTATTCGAAAGTTACCAACGTTCACACCCTAACTTTATGCCAGGCATAAAGTCAAAGGTATTAAATGAACGCAGGTTTTTCATTGGTTTGAAAGAAGTGCAAGAATGGATTTGTGTGTGCATCACTTGTGAATGCTCGCAATAATCAGAGCAGTTTGGAAGCAGGTTCTTCCAGGACTCGCTAGATGGCACCAGTGCTTCATCCTGGCCAAAGTATTGCTGTGTTTTCTAAGAATTAAGAGCCAATACAGTACTGCAATAGCAGCAGTCGTCATAAAAGCCTATCAATAATGCATGGAGGATGCTTTGTAATTCTTTGTGTGTGTCTGGTCATTTCATTACAAAAATATTGTGGCATTTCCTGCATGATGCAGCAAGACGCACACACCCCAACCGAAATAAAACCACAGAATCAGACCTTTTTGAAATTATTTGTCATTGACGGAGATTCTGGGTGTTTGAGCGGGAAGAAGAGATTTAcaggaaaagtcacttgatccatgTAGCTGGAAAAGCCCTTTTACTGTTTTCCATCCAGAGTACAGCCATTCCCTCTACACAGCAAGGGATTCTGTTACCGGCCTGACAGAGATCACATTGCCACTGCCAAGGTGGGGGTAAGCAGGTGGGGCATAATATAGATTTAAGGATAACGTCGGGCCCTGCAGATCAATGTCTCAATGCAACGTCATTGCAAAATCCTCTCAGGAATCCTAAACCCATACGATCCTCACAGGATAGCTGGCGCAAGTCACAGGACATTCCTTGGTATTTGACCTCTGGACCGTAGATGTTCGGCCTCTTGGTGTGGTTCATCTACAGTTATGTCTCCTTATCTTAGCAATTTGTCCTCTCGCCCCAAATTTTGTGACCTTGCCGAGGAAGAAACCTGGAAATGGAGTGGGGTGTTGTTCCCTCAGTGGGGAAAACCCCCCTGCTGGTGCTCACTGGTAGGGCAGAGGGGCTGAGACtcaaacagtaaaggtaaaggaacccaacaccgctaggtccagtcgtggccgactctggggttgcggtgctcatctcactttattggctgagggagccagcagacagcttctgggtcatgtggccagcatgactaagccgcttctggagaaccagagcagcgcatcgaaacgctgtttacctttccgccagagcaggaagaagaagaagagtttggatttgatatcccgcctttcactccctttaaggagtttcaaagcggctaacattctcctttcccttcatcccccacaacaaacactctgtgaggtgagtggggctgagagacttcaaagaagtgtgactggcccaaggtcacccagcagctgcatgtggaggagcggagacgcaaacccggttccccagattacgagactaccactcctaaccactacaccacactggctctcagtatgtatttgcactttgacgtgctttcgaactgctaggttggcaggagcagggaccgagtaacgggagctcaccccatcgtggggattcgaacagccaaccttctgatcagcaagtcctaggctctgtagtttaacctacagcgccacccgtgtcccaacagtAGGTTGAGGCAAAGTCAGTGACAGACAAGAGACAACCCATTTCCCCATCGTTTTCCCTGCTGAGAATTACAGGGGCAAATGTTGAGGAGGATTTCAGGCAGTGCCATCCTCCTGCACTGCTTGTAATAAGGGAGGCGGGAAGAAAGGAGGGCCTGGCTGATGGCTGCCTAGTTGGGGCAGTACCCCAGTCATGGACGAGCCCTTACTACCCCAGGGTTTGAGAAACCTGTGTTCCAGTTAAGACTGGATTGTGCAAAGAAAAACAATTTCTTCCCTGCATAGGGGTGACCTCTGGAGAATCAGACCTCAcctgcactatacctttaaatcAGTACCATACCACTGTGAACACTTTCATGGCTTCCCTAGAGAATCCTGGGTAATGTAGTTTGTTCTGGGCGCcatgagttgttaggagagccccccccccccccccccccgttagggttgtcatatttctaGAAGTGAGAATCTGGACACAAAAaaggttttgtttcgtttttgccACAATTGTGGACCtgctttgcaaaatctcaaaaaaagatGTTTTTAAGCTATTTTTTTCCAGAATTTTCCCCAAAATTCAACACTTCTGATACGAGCTGCCGTACGCCATTTTTGACGGACAAATCCCAGCTacatctgggaaattctggacgtaggGCAGCCGTCCCCCGTTCCCTCAGAGCAACAACTCTCAGAGGGGTTTAACAGTTCTGCCCTTTCCCCAGGgagctggaaattgtagctctgtgaggggaataagggggtTTTCAAGCAACATACAgctcccttaagaaactacaggatgATTTGGGGGACAGATTAAATTCACATGATACAGCTCTAAATGTACGACACAGATGGGGCCTAAATATGTCTGACCTGCTTTTTAACCTCAAAGCACTGGTCCCTTCCTCTCACAAGCAAGGAGGCAGGCTACAGCTACGCAGTGGCATGAGGAAAGCTTTCTGCACAACCTCAGAGAAGCATGCcgttccctttcttcctttccttccttccagggCTGAGTCTGAGCAGAGGAAATAGGTTCCCCTAGCTGCAGGAGCAGAATAATAACTATTTCACTTACAGCTAGGAGTTAAAGCACAAAGGCAGAAGGGTTATTTTCCTGTGCAGAGGATATTAGAATTGAAGAGGAGGAGAGTGGAGTGCTTTTGAATGGCATAACACAGACTCCTTATCCCTGCGATGCTTACCAGTTTCCAAGGGCAGCATAGTGTATGTGGGGGGAGCATTTGTGGAATTGCAAGCTTTCGGGGGAAGCATTTGTGAAATTGCATGCATTTGTGGAATCTGGGCTCCGTGGAAGGCATTGTATGGAGACCAGGCAGGGCTCGTGGGGAATTTAGAGAGAAGTGTCGTGGGAGACCATAAATTACAATGTGACCTTACTGCAGCAGCACTTGGTACAGGTAGCACATTGCAACAAATGTGAAGTGCATTCATTGAGAGGGAGAGATGGTGTTTGACATCAGCAGCAAATTTCAAAACATTGTAGTTGTGGTGGGGCCGACCGAAAAGGTTGAATTTCCCTGAATAgactgctttcaggctgaggaatgCCCATACTGATCGGCACTGAGCACCCACTCTAGCAATTACAATCTAGGCAGAATGTACAAGTCAGGAATAGTCTGCAGGAAAAAAGCTGGGTGCCTTTTTGGTGAGCAATGTGCCCTTGCTGAGAAtccgaaatgaaatcagccacaAGCAATTCTTTAAGGATCAAACGCAGTTGGAAtgttaaaaaaactgactttgagACGCATACCCTTGATCTCTTATCGTCCCTCTCAAGGCTCATGAAAAATTGACTAGGTGAAGAATCATCACAGTACAGGGAAGCTAACCAGTGTCACGCAGCTAGGAAGTGAGGCTTTCCCTCCTCTGAAAATGTATTAAGCCCCTCTGTCTTCTGTCCCTGGGTTTGGCTACATAGAATTAACTTCGGCTGACATTGCGAAGCAATAATTTCAAATATGTTTGTTAAAAGCTTGCAGCCACATCAAGGACAACTAGACCGCACGTCTGCATAATTTGCAGCCGCAGCTCTGATGTGGCAGGAAACGTCAAGGTAAATCTCATGCATCTTAAATCGAATGCAGAATGGCACAGGGCAAACTAGTGCCAACATTGTTCTGGATAACCTGCACGGCGCCACAGAGCAGCCATACTGGCCTGCAGTGCAGAGCCTGGGTCATGCTGCAGGGAAGATGGATCAGAtgatagagctgtagagttggaaggaaccccgaggagggtcatctagtccaaccccctgctgtgcaggaatctcaactagatcgcACATGACAGATGACgattcaacctctgctttaaaaaacccaaggaagggagagtccaccacctctcgtgggaagctgttccactgtcaaacagctcttacagtcaggaAGTTCTTTGTGacttttagtcagaatctcccttcttgtaattgaatccattggtttgggtcctagtctctggagcagaagaaaacaagcttgttccacctCCCAggcgacagccctttagatatttgaagatggctactgtATCTCCTCCGAGTctaccagactaaacataccacattccctcaaccattcctcataaggtttgcgCTCTCACGCTGGTTTCCAGATGCACACAGCAGAGCTGCCAGTGTAAAATTATTCTGCAGATCTGCGTCTGCACAACTGCAGAGTTCTGGTTATGAAAAGCTGCAACCCTTAAGATAGCATGTAACATGGGCCATAGTTAGAAATATATGTCTGTAGTGAATGGGCTTTGGTAACAGCTCAAAGCTTTCTAAAGAATGGAATAGGAACGTAATCGACCAAATATCTGCTCCCAAGAATAGCACCAACTCAGTAGTGTACCGTGTGATTTGCATGTCCAGGGCCCCAATTTAAATTTGTCAACTCTCCAGTTACAGAATTGCAGGCAACTAAAGTTTGGAAAGGCCCCTTCAGCAAAGACCTTGAAATGTTGTCAGTCATAGTGGCCAATGCTTGGCTACTTGGATCAGTGATCTGATTTCATGTAAGCAGACCTGCATATAATTATTACATCACATATGAAAAACCATTGGCTTTGTTTGCATGTAATGGTAAACCATGGTTAAAGACTTACTGGGATTAAGACTGCCCGATCCTAATAAATCATAGTTTATTTTTTGGTGGAACATTGCATAAATGAAGGGTTCATATAAAGGATGTTATTGGGTGGAGGGGAACCTCCTATTTAATACTACTGCTCATTTTGATACCTGCCCTACCCCCAGAAGAGAAAAATAACAATGCTCAATTCTAAGAGATATTTCAGCTTTTGCAGTCACTAGGTTTTGCTCTGGAAGGGTGGGATGTGTTGTTAAGAAGCAGCAATTACCAGTCGTTGATAACAGCATTGAAAAATTGTACTTGGCTTGATGTTCAAGGTATTTCCCCCTTCTGGGTGAGACCTGAGATTTACTGCACCTCGGCAATCCATTGAAAAGCAAAACTGAGATCTCACTAGGTGGAAGCACATTCAGAAAACACACTCCCCATGCGAAAATGATGTCGAAGAGCCCCACTGTGCTGCCACAGCAGTTGCCTTAGCAGGAGACTGTTGGCATTTTGACAGCAGACTCTTCcaatttttccccaaaaaaatgatTGCCACCATTGACTATAATGAGCAAGTCAACTCCTCCTTGAATACGGCTTGCTTGCGACAGGGTAGTGTCCAGCACAGAAAATAAACACCCGGCCCTTAGTGGGGGGAAACACTGCCTATTTGTTGTGCTTTTCCATTCTTCCCAACCCCCCTTTTCCCTCCACATTATTTTGCTGTAGTCCTATATctagatattattatttttttgtatttatgCACCTGTTCTAAAGGAGCTGGCAGGTGCCTTCCCACACTCTAAAGGAGTGACTCTATAATTACGAAGTGCCAAATAGGGATCTTCTCccactgtacatttttaaagcaaacaaactgtTCTCACCATACACCAACCTAACGTTCTGACATTTGTACAACTCAGGTTTGAGTTGTCACGTAAGAAAGCAACAATACTATTGCAAAGATCAgtcaccccctccccatttatttatttttttgtatgaaCCACAGCCCGTATGTGGTCACAGACTGTGGCTGCTCTTTACGTCTCATGATTCATTTGTTGGAGTGGGAAACCTGGGAGTGGGGCCCATTTTATGCGCACCCCAGCCCAATTTCAAAAAGTCTTCTGTAAGGGATTAGTTCCGACCTCTGGCAGGAACTGTTCGGCAGCCCactgggcagagggagagaaaggagatagaaaagGGTGGCAAGGAGAGAGGGCAAAAGAGGGTGACATTGCCCAGTCTtggctctggccctgcccactgccaatgttgcagaactacaactctaATCAACCCTAGCAAGcagggccaatggccaggaatggtgtaagctgtagttcagaaacattcagaggaccaaaggttccctgctcctgcctcaaCCCACAGCAGAAAAAAAGGTTGTTCATCTGTATTTTGCATTGTCTCAGGGCAGCTTGAGGCTAAAGATCAGAGGAAGTGAATGAGCGAGACGCAAAGTGGCAAAACGTCAAGCCAAGTCTTCTAACGCAGATGAAATAAAGCAGCCTGAAAGAGGTTTAGACTCAAGAGGTTTACTATTCTCCAAGGCAAAGTTCTTCTATAATGGGGAAAAGCCACCATCAATTCCCTACTTACACACCTTTGGCAGACAGCACAGTCCAGAAGAAGAACCACACTCAGAAAGGCTCCGGTGTATCAGTGGGACATCGTGGGAAAATATGGATGTGAGGCGTTTGACAATTGTTTCTGCTGCTCCCTTCTAGTGAGACTACCTCTGGGAAAATACAAGCACAATCTATTACCACTGAGATGATCCCATTCTGCCGGGATGAATCTGCGACTTCCAGCTTCATTTAAAAGGGGTAGCGGGTTGTTCATGTGAGGCCAACTGGTTCTACCCTCTGGGAACCCCCCCGCGATTTCTGACACATTTCACACACAACTCACCAGCTCTTTTATTGCCTTCAACTGTGGCCATGTTACAGCTTCCAGAATATGACACCTATGGCTAGACTACACCGATAAACAAGAGACGAGACAGTTGTGTGAAATCCGCCTTCAGACTCCTGGCAGGAAGAAGCTGGGCACCCAAATGTTACTTCCAACacgtctcccccccccttcctttttcttttgccacGTGGGATGAATGAGGAAGACGTAGCAAGTCTTTTGTTGATAGCTGTGCTGGCGGTTGGCATGGAGGAAGGATGCAACAGGGCCAGTTGGTGTGACTGTCTGCGTGGCTCTGTGGATAccagggaagggctgtggctttgcatgcagaatatcccaggttcagtctctggttAGGGCTAGGGAAAACCCTGGTCTGAAGCTTTGAGGTGCTGCTGTCAATAGGTGCCAATCCTCGTCTGCAATAGACCAACAGTCTGATGGTGTATATTCTTGTATTGCAGTAAGTCTAGGTAAAGAACCAGTCTAATGCCAAGTTCTTAATAAGCTCGAAAATAAGGAACTATAATGAGCTGCCGTTGACCCGTTCAGGGGGAAAAAAGTCCTTCTAGAGGCTCTCGCCAGCTTCGTGATCTATTCAGCATTTGCCACGCGCCCACACACTTTTGAGGGGCACTTCTCTGCTCCTCCCGCCATCGGGTGCTGATGAGCCAGAGGATTCTGGGCCTATTCTAAGGGAGAGTGTGGGAGAGAACTGACTGCCTGGCAGCTGACCCTATGCTCCTCAAGCATTTCTGGGAAGCAGCAAGGAGCAGAATTGTAGCTGGTAGACTGAGggctttcttctccttccctcctgaCAACCTTCAATGTAACAGCggcagggaaaggatctcttgcGGGTGGCTGGGCAGGCATGTGCCTGTATCTTGGGCAGTGCTGCAACTTTCGTTAGTGCCTGACAGAAGTAAGTCCAGTGGGACTTGCACCCAGCTCAGCTCCCCTAGTACACAAATAGCACCCTTGGACAGCCCTTTCACTGCCATAAAGGCCAATCCCAAGCCTTGGCACCTTCCATTTGGCATACCGTCTTCCCCACTCCCCTCCAGGGGCATGTTCCCCCAGAGGCACAGTATGAAAGGGCTGGGTCGAACTCTGCTATTGATGTATACCTAGGTCCTCTTTCCAGACCATGTTGCTTAGATGATACCAACTGCAAGGAGGGCAGGGGCCAGAGCTTGGTGCcggagcacctgctctgcatgcagaaaatgcCCAGTTCTAATCCTGATGTATCTTCCAGTAtggctgggaatatcccctgcctgagaccctggagaatgACTGCCAGTCagacagacaatactgagctagatggaacccAACGGTGtgggcttggtataaggcagcttttgatGTCTGGCCTCTTTTTAAACGAGACATCCGGGGTCGCTTGGGGCATGTCTACACCTATAGTCCCTGTTCCTCTGATTGGAGCGGaccatttctccctcccctttccccctgcaAAAGCTGTTGCCGTTTGGTACGGTAGTGAACCTTCAAATCCAGAACTGCAGCTGCACTTAGCATCTGATGCTGGGAGTCAGTGGCCACCAGCGATGGCAGAGGCAAGGAAATCAGTGCCTGCAGTACTGAagccttaaaaaaccccaaaaaacccaaGTAGGTTGTTGGGAAACTGGTCCCAATATGGAAGTGGTGTGTGGGCACAGAGCCTAACATAACCCTTTGCAGAAAGGTATGTTTGCCAGGCTCCAGCTATTGGGCTGGGAGATCTACAACTGCACATAAACCCACCCCCAAAGCATAGCATGTTCTGGAGACGGCAGGGGCCTGGGATGATGCAACAGAACAGTGTGTCGCTTGCCTAATCTAAGGGGTTCTGGAAAGAAAAGCACAGCAAAACATTGGGGCCGAGAGCTGTGCGAGGCTCACCCCTTCCCCAAACCCGCATTTCCCCCGCAGCCACAAAATGCTTTCTTAGACCTCTTCCTCCACTTCCATCAGCGGGCAGAGAACTTGTTCTAGCCATCCCGGACTTAGCCAGCAATAAAGAGAAATATGTGTTAGCTGATTAGGCCCATGGGGAAGCTCACTTGCTCACTGCCATGTGGGCTCAACGACCCTATATGCAGGGGACCTCACCCGAGTGGATGTCTTTAGCACAACTCTTGGCACCGATATAAACATTAAATAGGAGTAGTAGTAGTGATCATCATATTGGGTCTCAGTGTGGTGAATTGGCCGGTGCCGTGGGTGGGAAGGCTCGAGCCTTTGTCTTTTACCTCAGACAGTCAGTTGGTTTCAGCGCTGGCAACGGGAAGGCCTTGCACTCTGGGCGCAGGGCCTTTTGTGAGGGATCAGTATCGCACCCTACCCAGAAACCCTTGGGGTTTCAGCAAAGCGCTGATGGCTAACCCTCGCTGCTTCATTAAGACATCGGCTCACCCCCACTTCTCTCATTCGGTGGCTTCGGGCGGAGGGGTTAGCACCGGTGTTGTAGTTTCTGGCGGCCTCTGTGCCTCCCTCCCCTTTCAGTGTTTGGCACTCGCCGCTCACCAGCTTGGGCGAGGCGGAAGATTCGTACGcccacccccaaactctgctGAACCTCCATTTTGAGGGCTCGGCCCCCTACGCCTCACTCCTTAGCAGCCTCAGTCAGGCAGCGCTCGGCTCCGTCACTACTCCGCAGCCGGCCCTTGCAGCTTTTGCGGGGCGGCTCCACCCAGGAGTTGTGGATGACGGTGCCGCCGGGCGCGGGGTCCACCTGCAGGGCCGACACCACTCGCTTCTTCAGCTTGCTGCGCAGCACGTTCCGCAGCTTCTGGCGGGTGAAGGCGTAGAGGAGCGGGTGGAAGATGGTAGTGCCGTAGGCCATGGCCAGGAAGCAGACGCGCAGCTTGCCCATCAGGGGGCTGGGCCCCAGGCACAGGATCAGCAGGTTGGCGACAGACAGTGGCGCCCAGCACAACAGGAAGGTGGAGATGATGAGCAGGGACATGCGGAAAACCCGCCGCTGGCGCTTCCTCCGGTCACGGTGGCGCTTCACCGCTCGCCGCAGGGCGATGATCACAGAGACCGAGGCTTGCACCCCCATGGGCGGTGGCGTTGGCAGCGCCGGCACGGGCTGAGAGAGCCGCTTGGCTTCCGCTCCGCCGGCCGCCACACTGACGCTTGGCTCTGCCGATTTCCGCCGCTTCCTCTTCTTGGTCTTGTGGCGTTGGCTGCGCTTGAAGGTGCTGCCGATGCTGATGTTGAGGGCCTGCAGGATCTTGGCGTAGGTCACCAGCATGACGGCCACAGCGGCAAAGAACGTGGGGATCTGGATAG is from Podarcis muralis chromosome 2, rPodMur119.hap1.1, whole genome shotgun sequence and encodes:
- the LOC114591915 gene encoding G-protein coupled receptor 22-like; amino-acid sequence: METPMFDTILETTDGVTPDPSWALPYPLGFQVSLTGFLMLEIVLGVSSNLTVLVLYCLQAGLVDSVSNMVTMNLHVLDVLICVVCAPLTMVVVLVPPDRAATLLCCFHEACITFSSVATATNVLVISLDRYDISVRPAQRVLTPGRAILLLAGVWVLSLAVFFIPFLEGELGHASTWQNRTVLCVGPEEFHAELGTSYHLAIQIPTFFAAVAVMLVTYAKILQALNISIGSTFKRSQRHKTKKRKRRKSAEPSVSVAAGGAEAKRLSQPVPALPTPPPMGVQASVSVIIALRRAVKRHRDRRKRQRRVFRMSLLIISTFLLCWAPLSVANLLILCLGPSPLMGKLRVCFLAMAYGTTIFHPLLYAFTRQKLRNVLRSKLKKRVVSALQVDPAPGGTVIHNSWVEPPRKSCKGRLRSSDGAERCLTEAAKE